A stretch of the Apteryx mantelli isolate bAptMan1 chromosome 3, bAptMan1.hap1, whole genome shotgun sequence genome encodes the following:
- the SLC3A1 gene encoding amino acid transporter heavy chain SLC3A1, translated as MGDEEAKSLPMELSEKGGMENNGFVQNETFDEKETNASSQEEMPKTCIVGMNPVALEEPALEPYAGMPKEVLLKFSSQARYRVTREILFWLIIASTVMLVCATIAIIALSPKCLDWWQASPIYQIYPRSFKDSDMDGNGDLKGIQEKLDHIMYLNIKTIWITSFFKSPLKDLGYGAEDFYDIDPMFGSMSDFENLLAALHDRGLKVIMDLIPNHTSDKHRWFQLSRNRTGKYTDYYVWHDCAQADGTVAPPNNWVSVHGNSSWQFDDVRKQCYFHQFGKEQPDLNFHNPAVQQEIHDIIKFWLGKGIDGFSFSTVKFLLEATHLRNEPQVNKSQNPEDITAYSQLYHDYTTTQVGMHDILRSFRHTMDQFSSEPGRYRFMSSDADDKEDTEATMMYYGTSFVQEMDFPFNFYLINLKNLSGNSIFEAVNLWMKNMPEGKWPNWAVGNPNSARISSRIGKEYVNVINMLLLTLPGTPITYYGEEIGMENIASEDVTFPEKSPMQWDGKFNAGFTEGNSSWLPVNPDYQSVNVEVQKTWSNSSLNLYRELTSLRNNELPIHRGWMCYIWNDSNVFVYVRELDGLDRVFMMVLNFGQESTIDLKAIVPNLPSEAFIRLSTNFSNAGKAVNTKIIKTEMGEGLVLEYKTEKPVHTMEAFQENCFVAEKACYSSAFNLLYVNC; from the exons ATGGGTGATGAGGAAGCTAAGAGCTTACCTATGGAGCTGAGCGAGAAAGGAGGTATGGAGAACAACGGATTTGTTCAGAATGAGACTTTTGATGAGAAGGAGACCAATGCCAGTAGCCAAGAAGAAATGCCAAAAACGTGCATTGTTGGTATGAACCCTGTGGCTCTGGAGGAGCCAGCTTTGGAGCCGTATGCTGGGATGCCAAAGGAAGTTTTGCTGAAGTTCTCCAGTCAAGCCCGGTACAGAGTCACCAGAGAGATTCTTTTCTGGCTTATAATTGCCTCTACAGTCATGCTGGTGTGTGCTACCATTGCAATTATTGCTCTGTCTCCCAAGTGCCTCGACTGGTGGCAAGCTAGTCCTATTTACCAGATCTATCCTCGGTCTTTTAAAGATAGCGACATGGATGGGAATGGTGATCTGAAAG gtATCCAAGAAAAACTGGACCATATCATGTATTTGAACATAAAAACCATCTGGATCACCTCTTTCTTTAAGTCACCCTTAAAAGACCTTGGATATGGAGCTGAAGATTTCTATGATATTGACCCCATGTTTGGGTCAATGAGTGATTTTGAGAACCTGCTCGCAGCTCTGCATGATAGAG GGTTGAAGGTGATAATGGATTTAATACCAAACCACACAAGTGACAAACACCGATGGTTTCAGCTGAGTCGCAATCGGACGGGAAAGTACACTGACTACTACGTCTGGCATGACTGCGCGCAGGCTGACGGCACCGTAGCTCCTCCAAACAACTGG GTGAGTGTCCATGGGAATTCCAGCTGGCAGTTCGACGATGTGAGAAAGCAATGTTATTTTCATCAGTTTGGGAAAGAACAGCCAGACTTAAATTTTCACAACCCTGCTGTTCAACAAGAAATCCAT GATATTATCAAATTTTGGCTTGGCAAAGGAATTGATGGATTTAGTTTCAGCACTGTTAAATTTCTTCTAGAAGCAACGCATCTAAGAAATGAGCCTCAAGTGAACAAGTCCCAGAATCCA GAGGATATCACAGCCTATTCCCAGCTCTACCATGACTACACAACCACACAAGTTGGTATGCACGATATCCTCCGTAGCTTCCGCCACACCATGGATCAATTCAGCAGTGAACCTGGCCGATATAG GTTTATGAGTTCTGATGCTGATGACAAGGAAGACACTGAAGCAACGATGATGTATTATGGAACATCTTTTGTCCAAGAAATGGATTTCCCCTTCAATTTCTACCTAATTAACTTGAAAAATCTATCGGGTAACAGTATTTTTGAAGCTGTCAACTTGTGGATGAAAAACATGCCTGAAGGAAAATGGCCAAACTGGGCG GTTGGAAACCCTAACAGTGCTCGGATTTCATCTCGGATTGGAAAGGAGTATGTCAATGTAATAAACATGCTTCTTTTAACCCTTCCTGGTACTCCTATAACTTACTATGGTGAAGAAATAGGAATGGAAAATATTGCATCAGAAGAT gtgACCTTTCCAGAGAAATCCCCCATGCAGTGGGATGGCAAATTTAATGCTGGCTTTACTGAAGGCAACAGTAGCTGGTTACCTGTTAACCCTGACTATCAAAGTGTAAATGTTGAA GTACAGAAGACTTGGTCCAACTCAAGCTTGAATTTGTATAGAGAGCTAACTTCACTTCGCAACAATGAACTACCCATTCACCGGGGGTGGATGTGCTACATCTGGAATGACAGTAATGTTTTTGTGTATGTGAGGGAATTGGATGGGTTAGACAGAGTCTTTATGATGGTTCTCAATTTTGGACAGGAGTCAACAATAGACCTGAAAGCTATAGTTCCTAACCTTCCATCTGAGGCTTTTATAAGACTAAGTACTAATTTTAGCAATGCTGGTAAAGCTGTCAATAccaaaataattaaaactgaaatGGGAGAAGGCCTGGTCCTtgaatataaaacagaaaagccTGTTCATACTATGGAAGCTTTTCAAGAAAATTGTTTTGTGGCAGAGAAAGCATGTTATTCCAGTGCCTTCAATTTACTCTACGTGAACTGTTAA